The following proteins come from a genomic window of Oricola thermophila:
- a CDS encoding DUF6538 domain-containing protein — protein sequence MRAERPNESSGSVMATRHEVQNLVRRGHHFYWRPRIPALFRSARRSSHLSLSLRHSDHRKAAWMARRLNTLLHEMKLGPTAHMTTRDQLEALFRAEIDRMTDHLDSLVFAARRSGSDPRDSLRADLEVGWAYRLIQLYGTMRRPDFGESCPARAILLKEGIPENMIPTIAETFRQEQVACRSRAFEDALVEDMKRHGIEDTLVNREKAIMELMRAKADVLLDTAGRYLEPGVFPPSGIVPAVDENDQAQHMTDVAQAVQLPEHDPDEKFSAQSDDATETAEAIGSAAGEAKADRYKAPDLKPLPRHEGPANQTRDGIEGEICPVAQLNDLMERYAQSRAHEIDEGTLKDIRVAVRTFIGVLQEHGVEYTNEIRQFHAGKLCEHFNSVLADYGRSSRLRSLSPAELREATAKRKELAEARGERPPRIGLGPQTIRKHLGNLDGFLKHVRGKGYQMPEISFEGLRPRKPRQGDIRYMTDKPEPERLRPMFRIPIFTGCLGSEDQGTSGPYVFHCANYFVPMLLAYLGARREEIAGLSVDEVTETPNGWAIDIRPTALRRIKNMQSNRMLPVPDELIRLNFIDYVQAIRELGYEALFPELYSPHGTSRPGDRFYKDFVPAVLQSPEINNAKWKRFLHALRHGHANTLKQAGVHPGIIDDIAGRIAKGETSTRYTNAAGLPLIRQHLAVYPKITDHLEPQPIRLLPWVAERRAPPWAGKTPAQKLEHARKMRAKKREGGEIR from the coding sequence TTGCGCGCCGAACGCCCCAACGAATCGAGCGGTTCGGTCATGGCAACGCGACACGAAGTGCAGAATCTCGTCCGGCGAGGACATCATTTCTACTGGCGGCCCCGCATCCCCGCACTGTTCCGGTCGGCACGCCGGTCATCCCATCTTTCACTGAGCCTTAGGCATTCCGATCATAGGAAAGCTGCGTGGATGGCCAGACGCCTGAACACGCTGCTGCATGAAATGAAACTGGGGCCGACCGCACATATGACGACCAGGGATCAGCTCGAAGCGCTGTTCCGCGCCGAGATCGACCGGATGACAGACCATCTCGATTCGCTGGTCTTTGCCGCACGCAGAAGCGGATCGGATCCGCGCGACAGCCTTCGCGCCGACCTCGAAGTCGGCTGGGCCTATCGGTTGATCCAGCTTTACGGAACCATGCGGCGACCTGACTTCGGAGAGAGTTGTCCGGCACGCGCGATCCTGCTCAAGGAAGGCATCCCGGAGAACATGATCCCGACCATCGCGGAGACGTTCAGGCAGGAACAGGTTGCATGCCGCAGCCGCGCCTTCGAAGACGCGCTTGTCGAGGACATGAAGCGCCACGGCATCGAAGACACGCTCGTCAATCGCGAAAAGGCGATCATGGAACTGATGCGCGCCAAGGCGGATGTCCTGCTCGACACTGCAGGCCGCTATCTTGAACCCGGCGTGTTTCCTCCTTCCGGCATCGTGCCAGCAGTCGATGAAAACGACCAAGCGCAGCACATGACCGACGTTGCGCAGGCAGTTCAGTTGCCGGAACATGATCCGGACGAAAAGTTTTCCGCGCAATCCGACGATGCTACCGAAACAGCGGAAGCGATCGGTTCAGCGGCAGGAGAGGCCAAGGCAGATCGGTACAAGGCTCCGGACTTGAAGCCCCTCCCCCGCCACGAAGGTCCGGCCAATCAAACCCGCGACGGGATTGAAGGCGAAATCTGCCCTGTTGCTCAACTGAACGACCTTATGGAGCGCTATGCACAATCGCGTGCACATGAGATCGACGAGGGTACTCTTAAGGACATCCGTGTCGCGGTACGCACATTCATCGGCGTATTGCAGGAACACGGCGTGGAATACACCAACGAGATCAGACAGTTCCATGCCGGAAAATTGTGCGAACACTTCAACAGCGTTCTGGCCGACTATGGCCGCAGTTCTCGACTGCGATCCCTGTCTCCGGCGGAACTGAGGGAAGCAACAGCAAAGCGGAAAGAATTGGCGGAAGCCAGAGGCGAAAGACCTCCCCGCATCGGCTTGGGGCCGCAAACCATCCGGAAGCATCTTGGCAACCTGGACGGTTTCCTGAAACACGTCCGGGGCAAGGGATACCAGATGCCGGAAATTTCCTTCGAGGGATTGCGCCCCAGAAAGCCCAGGCAGGGCGATATCCGCTACATGACCGACAAGCCGGAACCCGAACGTCTACGGCCCATGTTCAGGATCCCTATATTCACAGGCTGTCTTGGGTCGGAAGACCAGGGAACGAGCGGCCCTTATGTATTCCACTGTGCGAACTATTTCGTGCCGATGCTGCTTGCCTATCTCGGCGCGCGGCGCGAAGAAATCGCGGGGCTTTCTGTCGACGAAGTGACAGAAACGCCGAACGGCTGGGCGATCGACATCCGGCCTACTGCCCTGCGGCGCATCAAGAATATGCAATCCAACCGAATGTTGCCCGTTCCGGATGAACTGATCCGCCTGAATTTCATCGACTACGTACAGGCCATTCGCGAACTAGGCTATGAGGCCCTGTTCCCGGAACTCTATTCGCCTCACGGCACATCCAGGCCCGGAGATCGCTTCTACAAGGATTTCGTGCCCGCGGTGCTGCAGTCCCCTGAAATCAACAACGCCAAATGGAAACGGTTCCTGCACGCGCTCCGCCATGGTCATGCGAATACGCTGAAGCAGGCAGGCGTACACCCGGGCATCATTGACGATATCGCCGGGCGCATAGCGAAGGGCGAAACGAGCACGCGCTACACGAATGCCGCCGGCCTTCCGCTAATCCGTCAACATCTGGCCGTCTATCCCAAGATTACCGATCATCTCGAGCCGCAGCCAATCCGGCTGCTTCCGTGGGTGGCAGAGCGTCGGGCTCCCCCATGGGCGGGGAAAACGCCTGCACAAAAGCTGGAACATGCACGCAAGATGCGGGCGAAAAAGCGCGAAGGCGGGGAAATTCGTTAG
- a CDS encoding ornithine cyclodeaminase, with the protein MTKLSSNLSTIPFVSVENMMQIVLDEGVEDAMAQIAVYIEEDFRRWPLFDKTPRVASHSRDGVIELMPTSDGVDYGFKYVNGHPKNTRDGLQTVTAFGLLASVDTGYPLLLTEMTILTALRTAAASAVATRHLARPDSQVMAMIGNGAQSEFQALALKRICGITTVRLYDTDGDAERKCGANLADSGLKVIPCRSAEEAVLGADIITTCTADKQNATVLHDNMVGAGVHINAIGGDCPGKTELHADILKRSSVFVEYTPQTRIEGEIQQMPSDFPVTELWQVVTGAASGRTDARQITLFDGVGFAIEDFSVLRWLRDRLAMSTRREMLDIIADPDDPKDIFGMLKRAQARRMTA; encoded by the coding sequence ATGACCAAGCTTTCATCCAACCTTTCCACGATCCCGTTTGTAAGTGTCGAAAACATGATGCAGATCGTCCTCGACGAAGGCGTCGAAGATGCGATGGCGCAGATCGCCGTATACATCGAGGAGGATTTTCGCCGCTGGCCATTATTCGATAAGACGCCTCGCGTTGCGTCGCATTCGCGTGACGGTGTAATTGAATTGATGCCGACATCGGATGGCGTCGACTACGGGTTCAAGTATGTCAATGGGCATCCCAAGAACACCCGAGACGGTCTTCAGACTGTCACGGCCTTCGGGCTTTTGGCATCGGTCGATACCGGTTATCCTCTCCTCCTGACAGAAATGACCATATTGACGGCACTTCGTACCGCCGCAGCCTCAGCCGTGGCAACGAGACATCTGGCGCGACCAGATTCGCAAGTCATGGCCATGATTGGCAATGGCGCCCAATCAGAGTTTCAGGCCCTTGCGCTAAAGAGGATATGCGGGATCACAACTGTCCGGCTTTATGACACCGATGGGGATGCCGAGCGCAAGTGTGGTGCAAATCTTGCTGATAGCGGCCTGAAAGTAATACCCTGTCGATCCGCGGAAGAGGCCGTACTAGGGGCCGACATCATTACGACGTGCACCGCCGACAAGCAGAATGCCACGGTCCTCCATGACAATATGGTTGGCGCTGGGGTGCACATCAATGCCATAGGTGGCGACTGCCCCGGCAAGACAGAGCTTCATGCAGACATACTGAAACGTTCTTCCGTGTTCGTCGAATACACCCCGCAAACGCGCATTGAAGGCGAAATTCAGCAGATGCCGAGCGACTTTCCGGTGACAGAACTTTGGCAGGTGGTAACCGGCGCCGCCTCGGGAAGGACCGATGCCCGGCAGATCACCCTGTTCGACGGCGTGGGCTTCGCGATCGAAGACTTCTCTGTCTTGCGCTGGTTGCGGGATCGCTTGGCAATGTCAACACGACGCGAAATGCTAGACATTATCGCCGATCCTGATGATCCAAAGGATATCTTTGGTATGCTGAAGCGTGCGCAAGCAAGGCGGATGACAGCTTGA